In Cervus canadensis isolate Bull #8, Minnesota chromosome 6, ASM1932006v1, whole genome shotgun sequence, one DNA window encodes the following:
- the LOC122444030 gene encoding cytochrome c oxidase subunit 7B, mitochondrial-like has translation MFPLAKNALSRLRVQTIQQAVARQIHQKRAPDFHDKYGNAVLASGATFCVAVWVYTATQIGVEWNPSPVGRVTPKEWREQ, from the coding sequence ATGTTTCCCTTGGCCAAAAACGCGCTAAGTCGTCTGAGAGTTCAAACCATTCAGCAAGCAGTGGCAAGACAGATCCACCAGAAGCGGGCACCTGATTTCCATGACAAATATGGTAATGCCGTATTAGCTAGTGGAGCCACTTTCTGTGTTGCTGTATGGGTATATACGGCAACACAAATTGGAGTAGAGTGGAACCCATCGCCTGTTGGCAGAGTCACCCCAAAGGAATGGAGAGAACAGTAA